One genomic window of Cannabis sativa cultivar Pink pepper isolate KNU-18-1 chromosome 2, ASM2916894v1, whole genome shotgun sequence includes the following:
- the LOC133034312 gene encoding uncharacterized protein LOC133034312: MTVIKNEKNELIPTRTVTGWRICIYYRKLNKATRKDHFPLPFIDQMLDWLTGQEYYYFLYGEFGYHQIAIAPEDLWFLIRSLPREFGKGVNQMRKVKLSPKLGEVSLYGNRRDSFGTQDLKSSFCRRFITDFSKISKPLSNLLVNGVLFEFGEECLKAFQVLKEKLISALIVTSPNWELPFELMCDASDYAIGAVLGQRVDRVFHTIYYASRTLNDAQLNYVTMEKEMLAIVFACDKFRPYLIGNKVKVHTDHSTIKYLMTKKDAKPRLIWWVLLLQELDIEIKDKKGAENLVADPLSRLELEESQNTKEEEPILYKHCADQIIRRCVPEEEMYSILNHCHALPCGGHFTSTRTTTKVLQSGFFWPTLFKDASSFVKACDRC, encoded by the exons ATGACAGTAATCAAAAATGAGAAGAACGAATTGATCCCCACAAGAACAGTTACTGGCTGGAGGATTTGTATTTATTACAGAAAACTCAACAAAGCAACCCGAAAAGACCACTTTCCCTTACCCTTCATTGATCAGATGCTAGACTGGTTGACGGGGCAAGAATATTACTATTTCTTATATGGCGAATTTGGGTATCATCAAATAGCCATAGCACCTGAAGA TCTTTGGTTCCTCATTCGATCGTTGCCTAGAGAATTTGGAAAAGGTGTTAATCAGATGCGAAAAGTCAAACTTAGTCCTAAACTGGGAGAAGTGTCACTTTATGGTAACAGAAGGGATAGTTTTGGGACACAAGATCTCAAAAGCAG TTTCTGCCGAAGATTTATTACGGACTTCTCAAAGATCTCTAAACCGTTGTCCAATCTACTTGTTAATGGCGTTCTTTTTGAGTTTGGAGAAGAATGTTTGAAGGCATTCCAAGTTCTTAAGGAGAAATTAATTTCAGCACTAATAGTCACTTCACCAAATTGGGAGTTGCCCTTCGAGTTGATGTGTGATGCAAGTGACTACGCAATCGGAGCGGTCTTGGGTCAAAGGGTTGATAGGGTGTTTCATACAATCTACTATGCTAGCAGAACCCTGAATGATGCTCAACTCAATTATGTCACGATGGAGAAAGAGATGCTGGCAATTGTGTTTGCTTGTGATAAGTTCCGCCCCTATCTAATTGGAAATAAGGTGAAAGTCCACACAGACCATTCAACAATTAaataccttatgaccaagaaggatgcaaaGCCAAGATTGATTTGGTGGGTACTTCTACTCCAGGAGTTAGACATAGAGATAAAGGATAAGAAGGGAGCTGAAAATCTTGTAGCAGATCCTCTGTCAAGACTAGAATTAGAAGAGAGCCAGAATACAAAAGAG GAAGAGCCAATTCTCTACAAGCATTGTGCTGATCAAATAATTAGAagatgtgtgcctgaagaggagatgtactctattctCAATCACTGccatgctttaccatgtgggggacattTCACTAGCACAAGAACTACTACTAAGGTGTTACAAAGCGGATTCTTTTGGCCTACGCTTTTCAAGGATGCTAGTAGTTTTgtaaaggcatgtgatcgttgttaG